The following coding sequences lie in one Zingiber officinale cultivar Zhangliang chromosome 2B, Zo_v1.1, whole genome shotgun sequence genomic window:
- the LOC122045947 gene encoding ubiquitin-conjugating enzyme E2-23 kDa-like isoform X1, with the protein MSSPSKRREMDLMKLMMSDYKVEMLNDGMQEFFVDFHGPNDSLYQGGVWRIRVELPDAYPYKSPSIGFVNKIYHPNVDEMSGSVCLDVINQTWSPMFDLVNVFEVFLPQLLLYPNPSDPLNGEAAALMMRDKPAYELKVKEYCQRYAKPEDVGNDSDDKSSDEELSEDNNEYDSSDEQVVGKPDP; encoded by the exons ATGTCTTCTCCGAGCAAGCGCCGCGAGATGGACCTCATGAAACT GATGATGAGTGACTACAAGGTGGAGATGCTGAACGATGGGATGCAAGAGTTCTTCGTGGACTTCCATGGCCCAAATGACA GTTTGTATCAAGGAGGAGTGTGGAGAATAAGAGTGGAACTGCCAGATGCTTATCCTTACAAATCTCCCTCAATTGGCTTTGTTAATAAGATATATCATCCTAACGTCGATGAAAT GTCTGGTTCAGTTTGTTTGGATGTTATCAACCAAACTTGGAGTCCTATGTTCG ATCTTGTCAATGTGTTTGAAGTTTTTCTCCCGCAACTTCTTCTATATCCAAACCCTTCAGACCCACTGAATGGGGAGGCTGCAGCGCTTATGATGCGGGATAAACCTGCTTACGAACTAAAAGTGAAAG AATACTGTCAGAGATATGCAAAGCCTGAAGATGTGGGGAATGATTCAGATGACAAATCTAGTGATGAAGAACTGAGTGAAGATAATAACGAGTATGATTCTAGTGATGAACAAGTGGTGGGAAAACCTGATCCTTGA
- the LOC122045947 gene encoding ubiquitin-conjugating enzyme E2 4-like isoform X2, whose protein sequence is MMSDYKVEMLNDGMQEFFVDFHGPNDSLYQGGVWRIRVELPDAYPYKSPSIGFVNKIYHPNVDEMSGSVCLDVINQTWSPMFDLVNVFEVFLPQLLLYPNPSDPLNGEAAALMMRDKPAYELKVKEYCQRYAKPEDVGNDSDDKSSDEELSEDNNEYDSSDEQVVGKPDP, encoded by the exons ATGATGAGTGACTACAAGGTGGAGATGCTGAACGATGGGATGCAAGAGTTCTTCGTGGACTTCCATGGCCCAAATGACA GTTTGTATCAAGGAGGAGTGTGGAGAATAAGAGTGGAACTGCCAGATGCTTATCCTTACAAATCTCCCTCAATTGGCTTTGTTAATAAGATATATCATCCTAACGTCGATGAAAT GTCTGGTTCAGTTTGTTTGGATGTTATCAACCAAACTTGGAGTCCTATGTTCG ATCTTGTCAATGTGTTTGAAGTTTTTCTCCCGCAACTTCTTCTATATCCAAACCCTTCAGACCCACTGAATGGGGAGGCTGCAGCGCTTATGATGCGGGATAAACCTGCTTACGAACTAAAAGTGAAAG AATACTGTCAGAGATATGCAAAGCCTGAAGATGTGGGGAATGATTCAGATGACAAATCTAGTGATGAAGAACTGAGTGAAGATAATAACGAGTATGATTCTAGTGATGAACAAGTGGTGGGAAAACCTGATCCTTGA